The following proteins are co-located in the Chlorocebus sabaeus isolate Y175 chromosome 21, mChlSab1.0.hap1, whole genome shotgun sequence genome:
- the LOC119626144 gene encoding large ribosomal subunit protein uL23, whose translation MAPKAKKEAPAPPKAEAKAKALKAKKAVLKGVHSHKKKKIRTSPTFRRPKTLRLRRQPKYPRKSAPRRNKLDHYAIIKFPLTTESAMKKIEDNNTLVFIVDVKANKHQIKQAVKKLYDIDVAKVNTLIRPDGEKKAYVRLAPDYDALDVANKIGII comes from the coding sequence ATGGCGCCGAAAGCGAAGAAGGAAGCTCCTGCCCCTCCTAAAGCCGAAGCCAAAGCGAAGGCTTTAAAGGCCAAGAAGGCAGTGTTGAAAGGTGTCcatagccacaaaaaaaaaaagatccgcACGTCACCCACCTTCCGGCGGCCCAAGACACTGCGACTCCGGAGGCAGCCCAAATATCCTCGGAAGAGCGCCCCCAGGAGAAACAAGCTTGACCACTATGCTATCATCAAGTTTCCGCTGACCACTGAGTCTGCCATGAAGAAGATAGAAGACAACAACACACTTGTGTTCATTGTGGATGTTAAAGCCAACAAGCACCAGATTAAacaggctgtgaagaagctctatgACATTGATGTGGCCAAGGTCAACACCCTGATTCGGCCTGATGGAGAGAAAAAGGCGTATGTTCGACTGGCTCCTGATTACGACGCTTTGGATGTTGCCAACAAAATTGGGATCATCTAA